The stretch of DNA TGCTAGGGTGTTACAAAcataaaaatgttttgaaagaCGCAGATGTTGACAAAGAGATACAATGGATGTTTTGCCTTGCTGACATGGCTACGACCACCTGGTTATAGTTAATGCTTTAGCATGCAAGGAACATATCAGTGCCAGCCATAAAAGTTTATATTTGGTGAACGATTAATTAGCGCATCATTCCCatgttaatgacagggacacaAAGTTTTGAAAGTGTGACGTTCAGGATCGTTCTGTCCATCTTCCCTGGCCAGTACAACTTGAACTGCTTAACTGCTTGAACTGATGTTAGTTCGCTATATAGCTGAAAAATAAGCATAGGAATTACACGTTATGTTCTGTGCCAGTTTGTCTTCAGCGAGGGACTGTGAAAGCTGTGCTGTCGCCGTCGTCACTTGTCGTCTGGACAATATCTTGGCCTTTACACTTGCTGGTGGTGAATAATAGTGTGACACATTATGACATACAGTCTGTGGTGGAGCCTTTACACTTGCTGGTGGTGTATAATAGTGTGACACATTATGACATACAGTCTGTGGTGGAGCCTTTACACTTGCTGGTGGTGTATAATACATTATGACATAGAGCCTGTGGTGGAGCCTTTACACTTGCTGGTGGTGTATAATACATTATGACATAGAGCCTGTGGTGGAGCCTTTACACTTGCTGGTGGTGTATAATAGTGTGACATTATGACATAGAGTCTGTGGTGAGCCTCAGTGTCTTCCACTCAGGTGAACTAGCGACTAATCTTTACCCGAGCGCCATTTCACTCGATCTAACGCTCGAACTGAGCATTGCCAATAAACTCCTAATTCATATCTCTTAATAATCCAAAGTGATGTAGAGTGTACAGAAGATCGTTTTGTTCATAGCTTAACACCTGTTCTTGTGGCAGAGTGTTTGAGCTACAGACGCGGTAGGGGTTGTTGTCTAGGGGATTCCTCTGCTGATGAACTCGGCCATAATGGGTGGCTCTCCCCAGAGTGAGGGTTTTCTAATGCACTGCTCTAATTAGATTGCCCCCGTTGCACCGGCAAGGGCGTCGTCTGATTCACTGTGGGCCTCTGGGCTCATAAAGACAATACCCAACCCATACCCAAGTGGGGTACTCTCAGCAAGGGAGAGTTCAAAAACACTGTTTCCAAGTCTACGACTTAATGAAGACTTAACACGTAAATATCAGCAGAGAACCCATTATATATTCAAGTCAGGTATATTCTGTGTTGTAAATATATGACATATTTTTATGTGGTGATAATATTTGCTCTTATTAGCtaatgtgtatttgtaaatgcatgttTTATTACTAAATTCACCAAAAGAACTCACAAGCTGAGACTGGATCCGTCAGCAGTTCCTCCTACTAGTATTGGCTATCTGCTTCTTCTAGATTTCCTGCACAGTACTCTTGTTCCACTGCTGAAACTGGCCAAGCTTGTCTAGCCTTGGTCCATTATCATTTAAAGCGGCTCGGACTAATGTTGCTGAGTTGCCTTGCTCTTTAAGTGTTTATTCCAGTCAAACTATGTTAATCGGGCCTTAGTGGAAACCTCCTGGTAAGGGTGATTTATCCTCCACAAGGCCAAAGGCGTCTTGGAACAGAGAACTCTTTggtttcatttgttttggaaCACCGAACACTTTGGTTCTCTTTGGGTTGGATCACAGTCTTAGAACACAGAATGCTTTGGTTCCCTTCCGAATCCCAGATTCTTGATTCTAGACTCCAGTGGCAGAATCATGGTCTCAAGCACCCTGCCCGTTTAGAAACAGCCGCTGACGTTGGAGAGTGGTTAGGGAGTGTCAACAGGAAAGCTGATTTCTCTCTTTGGCCTGATCAAGagctcttttgtctctctctaatGACCACAGGCTCAAATGGAACATAATTAGGAAGATACTGTTAGCATGAATGCAGTAGGctagtgtttcccaaactttttacagtcccgtaccccttcagacattcaatctccagctacgtaccccccacACCcgcactcatatatatatatatttttcatgtttgtaagccccccccccccaaaacacactctcacacttaccACAGGTTAATGAAAAGGGTGTGCTTGAGAGGATGCACATAACTCTGCAATGTCTGGTTAAATTTGAGAAAGTCTTAAATCGTTTTCCACACAGTCTGTgcctgtattttgttttcatgctcgTCAGAGCTGAGAACCCACTCTCACATAAGTATGTCGTGGCTAAGGGAATCAAAGTCTTTTCACTGAGGTGCGTTGTTATGTCGCGTTTGACAATGTCTCACACCGAGttcatttgcacacaaaaaagctaGTAGCTTGGCTAGTAAGTACCGTACTGCTGCTAACATCTTGATCCGAGGTAGACTTGGAAGAGCAACCTGGGTTGCTGTCGCTGGCAGGTGCATCCTCGATTGTAGGCCTTCTACTAgtagtagcggttggtgtctctctggacCGGGGATTAACTATTTTTACACCATTTAACAATTTCCGTGCAGCAACCGGAATGAGCTCCCGCTTCTCTACACAGGGCATCAGCAAgtggaattctgacgagggagctaaccgttgtgcctatgttttgactaacctacctgtagctattttgtATACATGAGTTTGGCATTGCGActgggctattcagactatttaagatgtcatgtctctttattgaaaatgcaaatcaattgttcccccgcgtaccccctacgtccctttgcgtacccctgggggtacgcgtaccccagtttgggaaacactgcagTAGGCAAACCCAGCTGGTTGGGGGCACTCAAGGTTGTTGAAATTCATCAGTTTACAGGATAGGTGTTAGGGCCCAGTCGCAGCCACTGATTGGCTGAGATGGACCTAGTACACCGATTATGGGACATTTCAGTAAAGATATGGAATCTATGGTTAAGTCTATGAATTCTATTATCTTCCTTCTCGCTCTCAGGGGAACTGGGTCATTTCATCTGAAATCTATattcacaaaacaaaaagctGTAGCCACTTTGCAGGCTCCTTTATCTGTCAGACAGACTGTTTGCATTAACTTGATGGAGCATCTAACAGCTGGGACTCTGCTCTGAGAAATCAACAGCACCAGGTCATGGGGTCAGATGAATATCAACCAGTCAGAGGGCTTAAATACTCACAGAAGAGGTCAGGTAATCCTTTctgtcaccatcatcatcatcatcatcatcatcatcatcattatcatcgtcatcatcatcctcaaaGTGGCTGAAAAATCTGCTCATGCAGACGTCATAgactccctctcatctctctgtagGGGCATACATCATGGTACTGGGGGCACAGTCACATTCTTGGTGCCCATTTGATCTTGAGGTTAGTGGGCACACTGCTTTGCAGGTCCACCTATCCTGGCACTGGGGGCACAGAGTTATGTTAGCGATATGGCACAGGTGCCCTTTTGACCTTTCCAAACCCACCCGCCGCTGGCACCAGTGGTGGCACACACGGTCGTGTTAGTGGTGAGGCATGGTGGCACACGGGCAGAAGTGGCACATCAACTGGTACCCAACTCAGTCACATTATCAGTGTGGCAGTGGTGGCACACATGGGCATGTTATTGGTGTGGCACTGGTGCCCGTTTGACCTTGAGGGCAAAGACGTGCCTCCTGCTGGCCCAGAGCTGTTAATTAAACCTgccgcccccctctctccgcccccctctctccgctCCCCTCTGCAGGGCCAGATTAATCCCTGTCCCCTCTATAATTATGGTAGAGATTCATCTTCTGGCCAGTCACGGCTCTTTTCTTAGAAACAGGAATGTCTCCCCAAGCCATCACTTATGACGAGGGATGGTCCCGGTCAAACTGCACTTCCAAAAGAcaaaatctgcacacacacacacacacacacacacacacacacacacacacacacacacacacacacacacactcacactcacactcacactcacacacacacacacacacaacacacacacacacacacacacacacacacacacacactcacactcacacacacacacacacaaacacacacacacacacacacacacacacactcacactcacactcacactctcacactcacactcacacacacaaacacacacacatacacacacacacacacacacacagggaaatacGATGTATTTCAGAACAGGTGTACAGTAACGTACAGCTGTATAACGGTAGACCACATTCACAGTAATGAGTTCAGTCTCGGCACCTAACAGACCCACCTCCTACTTCCCCCTAATCAGGTTAATCTTTCCCACTGACATACATGTAAAGTGTCAGTAAGCTTTCCCACTGAGTTACATGTAAAGTGTCAGTAAGCTTTCCCACTGACATACATGTGAAGTGTGAGTGCCAGACAGACTGAGCACACGTGGTGCAGGGGTTAGCGTCGCCAACACTCACTCAAGGTAGTCTCtatggataaaagcgtctgctaaatacctgaccttcaCCTCTAAAATTAaagttacatttttttgtactGACATTATCTGAATTTAAAAGACAAATCATCAAGTTACAGGAAATGTAAGGTGATTATTTGAATTGTTTATTAATGGTTGATGCAGTTCTCTGTTTTACAAAAGATTTATTTCAGATATCTATATGCTAGTTTACATTTAGTCCTATTCAGCTACTCTCATGATAGCATATTATTTACAACATAGGGTGAAAGAGGAAACATGGAGTAGACATGGAGAAGACCATGGAGAAGACATGGAGAAGACATGGAGTAGACATGGTCACTGAATGCTGTGGGTTTACACCTTATAGCAGTAAAACGAGCTCTTGGACTTTGTCattcacacaacaacaacaacaacaacaactacaaaaacAGTCTAACCAACGTAACATGTTGTCACCTGTCATAGAGATTTGGCACTGGTTTGTCCTTTTCACCATctctccaccccacctcccttcccttcccctcccctcccctcccctccaccccctccccacacctctcctttcctgaactccacccccctccccacacctctcctttcctcttcccttAAATCATTTACACTATCCGTCACACCGTCTCACTATCCGTCACACCGTCTACCACTGTGTGTTTAGGTCACCAGTTCGTAGGTTTCCTCTACAGATGACTGGTGACTACAGATGACTGGTGACTACATGAAGCTCTGTACATACTAACTCTACCCCTGTATGAGTGTTTAGGCATAATTTCAGCTGTAGCAGCTGTATGCCATTATTTAATGTATAGGACAACTACTAGACCTTGTTTTGACTCTGTGGTAGTCTAAGTCCATGTTGACAAAAATACCTCTGGTGTGACAATACTGACCAGGACTAGAATGTGTTCAGCAAGCAGGTCGCTAAAGGTCCTGATGAACGTGCCTTTGCGACGAGTGAAATGATGAGGACGAGGTACCTTTCTCTGAAATAAAAGGCGAAAGGTTATTGTGGCGGAGGAGTGAGGCTGGTCAAGCCTCAGACCGCCACGTTGGCTAACCTGGGGTCCGAATCCTGCTCATAGCGATAATGATACACTTCCATTTGGTCGCGACATGCATCGCGAAAGTTGTTCAGCCATCGTTTGATACCCCCTCCGTTCAAATACAACACCATCAAGAACACCACTCCGATCAGAGCCAGAACTAAGCCGAGGAAGACATAAGATACGGCCTCTAGCTCCGCGCTCCGGCAGTCCACATCCTCATGCCGAAGTTTCTCCAGCGGGATCCCCTTCTTCCCATCGGGCTGAGAGCACAGCAGCTGGTGCGAGTCCGGGCACTGAGACGAGTTTTTAAGCCAGTGGTAAAATGTCTCAATGTCACATGTACATCTAAATGGATTCTGGGCCAGGAACACGTCCAGATTCCTTAACTCACTAAAACTTGTAATGTTGTCTTTTCCTATAACCTCAATGGAATTGTTAGTCAACACAAGAACATGTAAGTTAAACGTGTCAAAACTCGCCAAGGGAACAGTTTTCAGTCTGTTCCCTGACAGCTCCAGCCTTTGAAGGTTGCGCAGACTTTCACTGTCCAGTGCGCGGGACAACTGTCTAGCGCCAAAAGCAGTGAGTGTGTCATTCAGGTGCAAATACCGCAGCTCTTCCAACCCATAAAAAGCCATTTCGGATATCACAACGAGTCGGTTATGACTTAAATCCAACAGTTGAAGGCGAGGAAGTCCCAAAAAGGCGTAGGGCTCAATTGTTTGAATGTTGTTATGAGACAGAAGCAGAGTGACGAGCTCCAATTCGGTCCCGTTGGGAGAAAACGCGCATTCAGGTAAAGTGGAGACATTGTTGCCCCTGAGAATTAAAGTGTTAACCCACGGCGGTATGTCCCCAGGTATCTCGGTCTCTTGCGAATCAAGGCAGGACACCGTCGCCGTGCTGTTGGCACACGAGCAAGACCATGGACAGCTCTCTGCGTTGACGCGTAAGAGAACTGCGCCCATCAAAGCTGCACAAATACATAGTTTTTTAAGAGCACAGAACGCTTCAACACCTCTGGGGTTAAAAATCCATGTCCCAGTCCATTCCATTTTCACATAGGAGAAAACAGCCGCTTTGCTTGTGAGTTACCGAGTAGCCACTGTATCCCACAGCACCCCGCGTTGAATTTTAAAGAACAGCGAACATTAATACTCCACAGTATCTCAGTCCACAGCAACTCGCCCCGCCAGGGTCACGCACATCACGAAAGACAGTCCTGACAAACCTATGGCTATACATAAACAAGCCAGGAGAGATAAGAGGCTTCTGCTGTGTTCGGTGGCAGTTTTACGTTCCAGAAGGTGATCGGAGCCGAACTCTGTGAATCTGATGAGAGGGGTCTGTCTGCTGTCCGTCAGCACTCTGGTCTGATGAGCGTAGAGGCTAGGTGTCTCTCCGTAGGTGTAGGGAGGAGGACGGGTTGACAAGACGCGCATTAAGCCCCACTGTTTAGTTGTGTAATACACGGGGTAACAGTTTCTCGACATATGTCATACTTGCACTTCTTACATTCCTTGTTGAGAGACATTTCTGTGCTCCAAACTTTTGGTGTAAAACATGTCTTCATACATTTTAAAAGGTAATTCATTACATAGCGTTATTGTTTTGTGTCATTGAATTTACATACACGTAGATATCTTGCTACCTTTGTTTCCTCTctaatctctcctctctctttttttcacataTACTGAAGTGTCGCCAACATTTCACGACAAAGAAGTTAACTCGCATTTGACCTGTCAGAGAATGGAATACTCCCCTTTCGTGATTACTCGTGATTACTCCCCTTTCCTTCACACTTCCGCTAAGGGCGAAGGGATTTACAACGGTCATTGTTTGTAAATCAGCTGCCGTAATTGTAACTTTAACACGTCCGTTTAATCGCCTCGTTTTCCCTTTCAGATTTATGACACTGTAGCAAATTGAAGTGCGGCACCTCTCAGCATCATATTTCAACTACAATGTTAGACTACACGGATGACCTTCGTCGACTCTGCTTACATAGTCCTACCGAGTtaatatgtatgtctatgtctcAGACTAGATTTACATAGCTAAGTCATTCTATAGAGAAAACTAATGTGTAGTGGGTTGCATTGTATCTTGTTTGAAATGAAGGTTGTGAAACAGCTTCCTGTGTGATAACTGTAACAGTCATATTTGTTTTAAAAGATTGAATTTTAATGTTGCATGAAAAAAATTGGCAGAGAGGCTCTCACAATGAAATAATCACATTTGATGAAATGCTTTCTGGAATGTTGTCAAAGGCAAATATTCCCAAAGGTTTAAAACAAGCAAATATTATTAAAGAATTTGTCTCTGACTGTCTTTCTCTGCCGGTCTCGGAGCTTCTTGTCTGCGGTGACAGCTGACTCAGCAGCCATGCAACCTGATCACAGCGCTGAGAGACCGATGTCCTCCAGGTGTAGTGTTACTGCATCCCCCCtgtcacgcacacgcaaacgcacacgcaagcgcacacgcacacgcacacgcaaacgcacacgcacatgcaaacgcacacgcacacacacacacacacaaacacgcacacgcatgcacacacacagtagccacACAAACAGAATTAGCACAGgattatgatttaaaaaaacatttgacagGCAGGTCTGTGACCTTATAGACATATGTtaggagggaagaagagagtgacagacagagagaggggcagaggtaAGGGATAATGTGGCAGTGTGGTGGTgtcagtggggtggggggtcggggggtgagagagtgtggtggGGGTCGGGGGTGATAGAGTGTGGTGGTGTCAGCggtggaggggggagtgtggtggtgtcagtggtggaggggggagtgtggtggtggtgggggggggggtgatagagtgtggtgggggggggggggggggggagtgataGAGTGTGGTGGTGTCATTGGGGGGGAGAgtgtggtgttggggggggggggtcatcagaTACATTCCCACTCCTCTGCCTGAGGGTTACTTAAGGTCAATCCTCACAGctcactacacactacacacactaaacacactacacacccctcacacactcacccacaagCCACAAGCCATGGGGAGAAACATGAGAAACCAtctgagtcaaacacacactctgacacacacacactctgacacacacactcacacacacacacacacacacacacacacacacacacactcacacatagtccctctcacaccaaaccacacacataccaaaactctctctctccctcacacaaacacacatctcacacactccagacctcacacaaacaaacacacacacacacacgcacacacacactgtgccacaTCCATCAAACAACCCACGCCCATGCCACAGCCCAGCGCACAGCAGCACAGGAAGTCGTCTCTCTGACCATCCCATCATCCCAACCTCcacccacattctctctctctctctctctctctctctctctctccctctctctctctctctctctctgaccatcCCATCATCCCGACCTCcacccacattctctctctctctctctctctctctctctctcggaaaCATCTGACCATCCCATCATCCCAACCTCCACCCACATTCTCTCTAAGACCACACATGCCAGCTGTTATATAGCATATTATATATGCCTGTTGCTATAGCACCAGCTGACAGTATGGTGTTATATAGCATATTATATATGCCTGTTGCTATAGCACCAGCTGACAGTATGGTGTTATATAGCATATTATATATGCCTGTTGCTATAGCACCAGCTGACAGTATGGTGTTATATAGCATATTATATATGCCTGTTGCTATAGCGCCAGCTGACTGTAGGGTGTTGCCTGTTGTGGTTTTTCTGCCCCTGGACTTTAATCTGGTTTATTTCCTCTGCTGCGTGTCGGGGTCCTGTTTgtcctgtcgggatttattttccgatactgaccgGTAGACTAACATTATCCCTTACCTAATTGTACTTGAGCAGCACCATTTAATGTCAGTCATCAGTGGGCACTGTCTCCACACGCTGTGCAGATGCCAAGGCTGGGCCTCCCTCGGAGCGGTTAGGGGTGAGGACTGGAGATGTGAGGACTGGAGATGTGAGGACTGGAGATGAGAGGTTGATGAGGGGTGAGGACTGGAGATGTGAGGTTGATGAGGGGTGAGGACTGGAGATGAGAGGACTGGAGATGAGAGGTTGATGAGGGGTGAGGACTGGAGATGTGAGGCTAGTGAGGTGCCACATCTGGGCTAGGTTGCAGTTGTGAGTCAGCTGTTATCCATATTCAATCATGTCATGAAGTGTGAGACACCTGCTGATTCAGTGCTGccctgtgtgtacaggtatcttgtgttcatgtgtgtgtttgtagaagtgtgtgtgtggcaggataTGAGGGCagtcggtgtatgtgtgtgtgtgtgtggtaggtagGTTATGAAggcagtcggtgtgtgtgtgtgtgtgtgtgtgtgtgtgtgtgtgtgtgtgtgtgtgtgtgtgtgtgtgtgtgtggtaggttaTGAGGGCAgccggtgtatgtgtgtgtgtgtgtgtgtgtgtgtgtgtgtgtgtgtggtaggttaTGAGggcagtcggtgtgtgtgtgtgtgtttgtagaagtgtgtgtgtggcaagatATGAGggcagtcggtgtgtgtgtgtgtgtgtggtaggtaaTGAAggcagttggtgtgtgtgtggtaggttaTGAGGGcagccagtgtatgtgtgtgtgtgtgtgtgtgtgtgtgtggtaggttatgaaggcagttggtgtgtgtgtggtaggttaTGAAggcagtcggtgtgtgtgtgtgtgtgtgtgtgtgtgtgtgtaggttatgagggcagtcggtgtgtgtgtgtgtgtgtgtgtgtgtgtgtgtgtgtgtgtgtgtgggagcctgATGGACTCCAGGTATAGTGTAtagtcggggtgtgtgtgtgtgtgtgtgtgtgtgtgtgtgtgtgtgtgtgtgggagcctgATGTCCTCCAGGTATAGTGTATAGTCCCTGCCGGCTAACAGCAGCCTTTGTTTCAGGAGCAACCAGCAGCCGATTGGCAGGGAGGgattgggttgtgtgtgtggcagaaagTGTTaggtatgtgggtgtgtgtgtgtgtgtgtgtgtgtgtgtttgagtgtgtgtgtatgtgtggcagaAAGTGTTacgtatgtgagagagtgtgtgtgtgtgtgtgtgtgtgtgagagaggccggggtatgtgcgtgtatgtgtgtgtgtgttgagcatgcAGGGAGCAATTATACTGGAGGGAAATAAGAAAGTTCTAATTTTAATGAGCACTCTACATTTATTCCATTCATTTGCACCCATGGAGGCTTATGGCTATTAGAGAGTGGAACGTGCAGTGtcaccacatgtgtgtgtgtgtgtgtgtgagtgtgagtgtgtgtatgtgtgtgtgagtgtgtgtgtgtgtgtgtgtgtgtgtgtgtgagtgtgtgtgtgtgtgtgtgaatgtgtgtgtgtgtgtgtgtatgtgtgtgtgtgtgtgtgtgtgtgtgtgtgtgtgtgtgtgtgtgtgtgtatgtgagtgtgtgtgtgtgtgcgtgtgtgtgtgtgaatgtgtgtgtgtgtgtgtgtatgtgtgtgtgtgtgtgtgtgtgtgtgtgtgtgtgtgtgtgtgtgtgtgtgtgtgagtatgtgtgagtctgagtctgagtctgagtctgagtgtgagtgtgtgtgtgtgtgttgtatttctgTAATTTCATGAAGTGTATTTGTAACTCTGTGAAGTTTAGAGGGGGACAACAGACAGTAGTGCTGCTTATCGGTGACAATCTGTCACaggatctgtctgtgtgtgtgtgtgtgtgtatgtgtgtgtgaatgtgtgtgtatctctgtgtgtgtgtgagtgtgtgtgtgtgtgtgtgtgtgtgtgtgtgtgtgtgtgtgtgtgtgtgtgtgtgtgtgtgtgtgtatgtgtgtgtatctgtgtgtgagtgtgtgtgtgtgtgtgttattttggcaggggagtgagctgtgtgtgttacctACTCTTGGCAGTCTGAAACAGTAGTGAGGAATTTGAGGCTCTTGTCAGTGTGGCGTGTGctggcagcatgtgtgtgtgtgtgtgtgtgtgtgtgtgtgtgtgtgtgtgtgtgtgtgtgtgtgtgtatgtgtgtgtgtgtgtgtgtgtgtttgatcttgAGATGGCTGACAgagtgtattgtgtttgtgccAGGCTGAGTGTGTAGTGATTCTGTTTTGTTAGGTGATATCCTCTGACTATGGGTAATTATTTGGGCACttacagcccacacacacaattctgctCCAGGCAAAACATCAGCCCTGGTGTTATTGGCCCAGAGTAtagcctttgacactgttgattatcatatatatatcactCCACAGACTGGAACATTGGAACACTGATTGGATTTCCAGGTACTGTTATCAAGTGGCTCAGATCATATTTAGGAGTATGAGCTTCTTTGTTGCCATTGGAATCCATACCAGCATCCTTGACAtgtggtgtcccccaggggttGAATCTATACCAGCATCCTTGACAtgtggtgtcccccaggggttGAATCCATACCAGCATCCTTGACAtgtggtgtcccccaggggttGAATCTATACCAGCATCCTTGACATGTGGTGTCCCGCAGGGGTTGAATCTATACCAGCATCCTTGACATGTGGTGTCCCGCAGGGGTTGAATCTATACCAGCATCCTTGACctgtggtgtcccccaggggttGAATCTATACCAGCATCCTTGACATGTGGTGTCCCGCAGGGGTTGAATCTATACCAGCATCCTTGACctgtggtgtcccccaggggttGAATCTATACCAGCATCCTTGACCTGTGGTGTCCCGCAGGGGTCGATCTTGGGGCCTTTATTATTCAACTTTGAtatgccccctgctggacaaaTCATTAAAGACAATAAGATGTCCTATCATAGCTATACTGATGACACCCACATTTACTGAGCCCTCCAACCTAAT from Clupea harengus chromosome 8, Ch_v2.0.2, whole genome shotgun sequence encodes:
- the waif2 gene encoding wnt-activated inhibitory factor 2; translation: MEWTGTWIFNPRGVEAFCALKKLCICAALMGAVLLRVNAESCPWSCSCANSTATVSCLDSQETEIPGDIPPWVNTLILRGNNVSTLPECAFSPNGTELELVTLLLSHNNIQTIEPYAFLGLPRLQLLDLSHNRLVVISEMAFYGLEELRYLHLNDTLTAFGARQLSRALDSESLRNLQRLELSGNRLKTVPLASFDTFNLHVLVLTNNSIEVIGKDNITSFSELRNLDVFLAQNPFRCTCDIETFYHWLKNSSQCPDSHQLLCSQPDGKKGIPLEKLRHEDVDCRSAELEAVSYVFLGLVLALIGVVFLMVLYLNGGGIKRWLNNFRDACRDQMEVYHYRYEQDSDPRLANVAV